Below is a window of Phoenix dactylifera cultivar Barhee BC4 unplaced genomic scaffold, palm_55x_up_171113_PBpolish2nd_filt_p 000167F, whole genome shotgun sequence DNA.
CaaaattattgaagaatttcaaatccttcaaaCTTATTAATAACTTCCGCAGTCGTGGTAGAAAGCCACGCCTTAGTTATGTCCCTTAAGCCACTTTTTTTTGGAGCTTCAATTTtctagaagaagaaaagattttGTGTATGGGGCCCATCTTATCACGGTAATTTTAAATCAGCCATCAGCCCACACATAAGAAATTTTTCAATTCTAAAAGATAAACATTGCAAATCTCATAcactaaaagataaatattgTAAATCTCTCATAatacttttctttaaaaaatttataaagctaAAAGCAGGACCTAATCATTTCATGTAAAAAAGGATATAATACATGGTTGTCTATGGTGGAGAAGGGAGTCAAGAGAATAGTTTTGATTCTGAATGGAGAAGTGAAAGAGAGGGGCGAGAGAGATCgaaaaatttctcaaaaaatgTAGAAATATTAGTTTCTAGCGAGACTTGTTAATCTGTTATccgctttaaaaataaaaagatactttcataattttaattaatttttaatttaaataaatataattttggctaATCACGTTAGCTGAATCGCTATGTCAacggtatttatgcaaaaatagtattttgtgAGGGCATACAcgtaaatatcaatttggagGGCATTCATgcaaattctaatatttagaaggatatctaTGCAAGAATTCAAGAAATTTTTTTGCgtgtatacccttctaaatatatgaaattgcatgaatactcttcaaattttctatttgcatatatacccttataattatttttttatatttacccctaaggacattttttgtcattttaattttaaaccgctAACTTTTTAACGGAGATAGATGGCatgggtagatatgcaaaaaaaaaaaaaggtatacatacaaaacaagtgcttgatgaagatatacatgtaaatatcaattttaaaaggGTATTCGCGTAAAatctaatatttagaagggtatgtaTACAAAAAAACCtttttctaatatatatatatatatatatatatatatatatatatatatatatatatatatatatatatatatattaaaaatgtcTTCTAATTCATCAACCAATTTTCCTTCCAAACTAGAGTACTTGTCAATATAAGCAGGCAACGTATCAGAGCCCTCTCCAATTGGGGATTGGTAATATGAGGTTTAAGACTTCGGATCATCAACTTAGGCAAATTTTCTGTTAGCCATCAGGTTTGCGTAAATTCAAAATAAGACAGATATCTATcatatacatgtatatgcaACATGAAATGTTAAGTTGCATCGTCCAACTTCTCTCCTGAGGCCAACCtggattgaaatatatatagttttctgAAGGTAATTGATTGTGTTAAGTCATAAATTTATACATCAATTAACCAAATTTAGAAGGATGTTAAGCCAAATATTTGTAATGATTACTTCCATTGTTTCTTGAGATTTGTTATTAGGAATGCTTGCATGAAATCAAGTTAATTAGAACAATGAGACTCTAACCCAGATCGATAATATCAATATCCACTAACCTTGCCAACCAAACAAGTTAGCATATTTGACTGTGCATGATGCGTCATGATTCATAATTTATATAGCTCAGCTTAACTAACAAATGCTAGTGCAAAAATGATTACTTGTACGATACAAAATACCAAAGGGGAGGAGAGTCGCATTTTCTTATTCCATATTGTTACATATTTTATTTGCTGATTTCCACGGATGTACTTATACTCGTTTGGTTTAATTTatctaatttaaaataaataaataaaagaaaagggagtCCTCGATCCTGCACGTGGTAGTAGGTAGAAGGCAACAAGTGGCATTTTGTGGTCCAATGGCGGGCTCCTCCCAAGATCAAACGTCCATTCTAAGTAGGAAAGTCTTGCAAAATAATATAACGGCGTTAAAGGAATGAGGGAGGTGGTGGCTTGAGGATTCCTCGGCCACCCCACGCGCACTTGATGGCTACTAATCCCCTCTCCCTTTCGATACACAATCCCCCTCCCCCACCCCCCCTTCCAACCCCATCAACTTATTTGTCTCTCCCTTCATCTCCTTAATTTACatttgtctatatatgtataagCTTCTCTCCCCTACCACATATTCTAATATCCTCTCCAAGTACTAGACAAGTCCCACATCCAACAATCTCATcttattcctctctctctccccctttacTTTTTCTGGTGAGTATAATCCCCAACCTGCGATGTGATGCTAAGTACTTGTGTTGAATAGTCCATTGCCTTATAAGTTATAACTACCGCACCAGGAATGCAGACTGTAGTAGTTTTCAGTGCTGTTTAGTGTGCATATGTTTGTTATGGGACTTAAGTTTGATGATCTATTTGCAAaggcttttctttcttcttcatgTTAAAAGATGAACCAAACCTTGCTAAGGTGCACCAGGATATGCTGCCTTCGTTCTCCTCTATGCAGACAAATCCTAGTATGCCGGCTGATGTTTCTTACGTTCCAAATATAGGCTAGGGTAAATATTATGTTTCTtcttaatttcttctttcttcactGATTATGAGAAATCTTTTTTGGAACTAAAATCAGTTTTAGGCTAGTGCATGCGGCATATCGACTTTGTATATATCCACCATTGCTTATTCCCCTTAGCATTTAGGTGTGTAGGGGGTGGTGGATGTGAAAGCCCCACAGACCATGGAGTGCACTCAAAGAAACATTGACATGCTTCAGCCTTAAGAGTCAATTTTTCTGTCTACTTTCTATCAAAGTATTTTATATGTTGTCCTAAAGGATTTAGAGAGATACTATCGAAGATGACAAGAGAAGTAGAAACTTAtaataagagagaaaaaattatataattgttAGGATAACATATCATCAGCTATCTTGATATGGGCTTGCCAAAGGAAACTTGAAGACATCGTGCAATTGGGTCCTTTTCTCATGAGTGCTTCTTAATGCTTTAGAGATTTCTAAGATCTTCTGTTGTGGTTCTAAAGTCTTGTAGGGCCAACTTTACGACCTTTCTCCCCCTATCTAACTTGCGGATGTCAGGATTTCTTCAGGTGAACTAGCAATGGAGTTGGAATCTTGTGTCCCACCCGGCTTCAGATTCCATCCCACAGAGGAAGAACTTGTGGGGTATTACCTAGCAAGGAAGGTTGCTTCACAGAAGATCGACATAGAGGTTATTCAAGATGTCGATCTATACCGAATAGAGCCATGGGATCTCCAAGGTTGGTGGTATTCTTGGAGGAAAAGTATCGCATGATTCTCATAATACTCATTTAAAAATATAGCATGATTCTCATAATACTCATTCATGATTGCTATtcttctctgtgtgtgtgtttttGTGTGTGTTTCTAATAGATAGGTGCAAGTATGGTAATGAAGAACAAGCTGAATGGTACTTCTTCAGCTACAAAGATAGAAAGTACCCAAGTGGAACACGCACCAATAGAGCCACCGCAGCTGGATTTTGGAAGGCAACCGGCCGAGACAAGCCAGTACTTTCAAATTCTAGAGTTATAGGGATGAGGAAGACCCTTGTGTTCTATAAAGGACGTGCTCCAAATGGGAGGAAAACTGATTGGATCATTCATGAGTATCGTCTTCAATCAAAGGAATATGGACTGATTCAGGCAagtgaccttttttttttctcgtatATATTATGGAAATATAACCATCATCATAATTGAAATGTGTTTCAAATCCATATCAGTCTATTGTTGTGAATTGACTTCTGAAAAATGTAAATTTTAAGTAACATGTACGCTGGGATGTGTCTGAGTGAATTAATATTCAATAATGCCTAAATACTAAACACAGACAAGTTAAACACAATTTAACTTCTTCAAGTTGCTGGCCCAGGAACTGTTCAATTTTTTCTCTTTGGATCTTCTCTATATTCCTCTAAGAAATATGGCATCATCATCTGCGAAAAATAAGATCTTATGTTCTCGGATCTCCTAAATTTAAAAACACGAATTGCAGGAAGAAGGATGGGTTGTATGCCGAGCATTTAGAAAACCCAGTCCCAATCAAAGGCAATGCTTCAACAACTATAATCCTACT
It encodes the following:
- the LOC103711293 gene encoding NAC domain-containing protein 30-like produces the protein MELESCVPPGFRFHPTEEELVGYYLARKVASQKIDIEVIQDVDLYRIEPWDLQDRCKYGNEEQAEWYFFSYKDRKYPSGTRTNRATAAGFWKATGRDKPVLSNSRVIGMRKTLVFYKGRAPNGRKTDWIIHEYRLQSKEYGLIQEEGWVVCRAFRKPSPNQRQCFNNYNPTCYNNNDAQRGLGSLVNITSPNRFMESYPGGNLQEQPTGCGGDLESKNTLLSHVLVLPQLESPRLSTSLSAKECFEPNVRSVPSDEEHAATRSDCEEQLIDWKVLDKLLSSQLNESASSIVPVNYDAGAQSQGDHFLALFDRS